A region from the Triticum aestivum cultivar Chinese Spring chromosome 3D, IWGSC CS RefSeq v2.1, whole genome shotgun sequence genome encodes:
- the LOC123080480 gene encoding histone-lysine N-methyltransferase family member SUVH9 has protein sequence MASAPRLVPKPDPDAPAPAVPLTPELCAALRREAAGHDPGGAAAGTARLTPEILATLRRELEPSPDDPSDFANRLRLSQQRLDAISARLPSPTPPRARSPLPPPPPREPYPLPPPPPPPRARASPARASSPAAGASGRKRPRGVPGAEMVRARVAASQADMLQVRNMVRRARLIFEALRGRCHRNTEHHHAGRNRADMRALSAMIDGELCLYRDVRIVGPVPGVLVGDAFNYRAELLVVGLHCHTQAGIGYVPASQVSEGHPVATSIVSSGGYLDDHDNGDVLMYTGSGGRPRNGGDHLSDQEFQRGNLALAYSCNYDVEVRVIRCHDCDASPSGKLYVYDGLYRVESSAYGPGKSGREVCQFKLVRLPGQDALGSNTWRSARDLTDALVAKIRPPGYLTMDMSKGKEAVPIPVRNTVDQDVSPLEFEYLVRPEFPAPPKPVRRGHKCCIYSKTACSEMSSKCAASGCACVKRSGGGGPAYSADGTLVRGRPVVYECGAGCGCPPRSCPNRVTQRGMMHRLEVFRSKETEWGVRTLDLIQPGAFLCEFTGDVLPADHPRIANANTNASTGASMEEWGGIVDPRKFPPRWREWGDAPAAVLPDDGEEPPRFTQCPAPGYVIDVSKRRNFAAYISHSGAPNAFVQLVVRGDEDESCPHLMVFAMETIPPMRELSIDYGVDQ, from the coding sequence ATGGCGTCCGCTCCCCGCCTCGTCCCCAAGCCCGACCCCGACGCCCCGGCTCCGGCGGTCCCGCTCACGCCCGAGCTCTGCGCCGCGCTCCGCCGGGAGGCCGCCGGGCACGACCCGGGCGGCGCGGCCGCGGGGACTGCGCGTCTCACCCCCGAGATCCTCGCCACGCTGCGCCGCGAGCTCGAGCCCTCCCCCGACGACCCCTCCGACTTCGCCAACCGCCTCCGCCTCTCCCAGCAGCGCCTCGACGCCATCTCCGCCCGCCTCCCCTCCCCCACGCCGCCACGCGCACGGTCTcccctgcccccgccgccgccgcgggagccGTATCCCCtgcccccgccccctcctccgcccAGAGCGCGCGCCAGCCCGGCGCGGGCCTCGTCCCCGGCCGCCGGCGCCTCGGGGAGGAAGCGGCCGCGTGGGGTCCCGGGCGCCGAGATGGTGCGCGCCAGAGTCGCCGCGTCGCAGGCGGACATGCTGCAGGTGCGCAACATGGTGCGCCGCGCGCGGCTCATCTTCGAGGCGCTCCGTGGCCGCTGCCACCGCAACACCGAGCACCACCACGCGGGCCGCAACCGGGCGGACATGCGGGCCCTCAGTGCCATGATCGACGGGGAGCTCTGCCTCTACCGCGACGTGCGCATCGTGGGCCCCGTCCCCGGCGTCCTCGTCGGCGACGCCTTCAACTACCGCGCCGAGCTCCTCGTCGTCGGCCTGCACTGCCACACCCAGGCCGGCATCGGATACGTGCCCGCCAGCCAGGTCAGCGAGGGCCACCCGGTCGCCACGAGCATCGTCTCCTCTGGCGGGTACCTCGATGACCACGACAACGGGGACGTCTTGATGTACACCGGGAGCGGCGGCCGTCCGCGCAACGGCGGTGACCACCTCTCCGACCAGGAGTTCCAGCGTGGCAACCTCGCCCTCGCCTACAGCTGCAACTACGACGTCGAGGTGCGCGTCATCCGCTGCCACGACTGCGACGCCAGCCCCAGCGGCAAGCTCTACGTCTACGATGGCCTGTACAGGGTCGAGTCCTCCGCCTACGGCCCTGGCAAGTCCGGCCGCGAGGTCTGCCAGTTCAAGCTTGTGCGCCTGCCAGGCCAGGACGCGCTCGGCAGCAACACCTGGCGCTCCGCCAGAGACCTCACCGACGCGCTCGTCGCCAAGATCCGCCCCCCCGGCTACCTCACGATGGACATGTCCAAGGGCAAGGAGGCTGTCCCCATCCCTGTCCGCAACACGGTGGATCAGGACGTCTCTCCCCTCGAGTTCGAGTACCTTGTACGCCCTGAGTTCCCGGCGCCGCCCAAACCGGTGAGGCGCGGGCACAAGTGCTGCATCTACTCCAAGACGGCGTGCAGCGAGATGTCGTCCAAGTGCGCGGCGTCCGGCTGCGCCTGCGTGAAGAGGAGCGGCGGGGGCGGCCCGGCGTACAGTGCCGACGGCACGCTCGTGAGGGGACGGCCGGTGGTGTACGAGTGCGGCGCGGGGTGCGGGTGCCCACCCAGGAGCTGCCCCAATCGCGTGACGCAGCGGGGGATGATGCACCGGCTGGAGGTGTTCCGGTCCAAGGAGACGGAGTGGGGCGTGAGGACGCTGGACCTGATCCAGCCGGGCGCCTTCCTCTGCGAGTTCACCGGAGACGTGCTCCCCGCGGATCACCCCCGCATTGCCAACGCGAACACCAATGCCAGTACCGGCGCGTCAATGGAGGAGTGGGGAGGCATCGTCGACCCGAGGAAGTTCCCGCCGAGGTGGAGGGAGTGGGGGGACGCCCCCGCGGCCGTGCTTCCGGACGACGGCGAGGAACCACCCCGGTTCACGCAGTGCCCGGCGCCGGGGTACGTGATCGACGTGTCCAAGAGGAGGAACTTCGCGGCCTACATCAGCCACAGCGGCGCACCGAACGCGTTCGTCCAGCTGGTGGTCCGCGGCGACGAGGACGAGTCGTGCCCCCACCTTATGGTCTTCGCCATGGAGACCATCCCACCCATGCGCGAGCTCAGCATCGACTACGGCGTCGATCAGTGA